One window from the genome of Haladaptatus paucihalophilus DX253 encodes:
- the radB gene encoding DNA repair and recombination protein RadB: MTDAEKLTTGCPPVDDLLGGGLERGTVTQVYGPPAAGKTNVALGATVETARDGGTVVYIDTEGLSIDRFEQIAAARADDVDEVASRIVIKEALDFGEQQEAVKDVSEFAERADLVVLDSATGFYRLERGDDREGGEALRGVARQVTHLLSLARKHDIAVLLTNQVYTDPDSDGTRPLGGHTLEHWTGVVLRVDRFRGGNRRATLEKHRSKPAGGRTQFRITDTGLEGAQESV, from the coding sequence GTGACCGACGCCGAGAAACTGACGACAGGGTGCCCGCCGGTGGACGACTTGCTCGGGGGCGGCTTGGAGCGCGGAACCGTGACACAGGTGTACGGCCCGCCCGCCGCCGGGAAGACGAACGTCGCGCTGGGTGCCACGGTCGAGACCGCACGGGATGGCGGTACCGTGGTGTACATCGACACCGAGGGGCTGTCCATCGACCGCTTCGAACAGATCGCCGCCGCGCGCGCGGACGACGTGGACGAAGTTGCCTCCCGAATCGTCATCAAGGAGGCCCTCGATTTCGGAGAACAGCAGGAGGCAGTCAAGGACGTCTCCGAGTTCGCGGAACGGGCGGACCTCGTTGTCCTCGACAGCGCGACCGGATTTTACCGCCTCGAACGCGGCGACGACCGAGAGGGCGGCGAGGCGCTTCGCGGGGTCGCCCGCCAAGTGACGCACCTGCTTTCGCTCGCGCGCAAACACGACATCGCTGTTCTGCTGACGAATCAGGTGTACACCGACCCGGATTCGGACGGAACGCGGCCGCTCGGAGGGCATACGCTCGAACACTGGACGGGTGTCGTCCTCCGCGTGGACCGCTTCCGCGGCGGTAATCGCCGGGCGACCCTCGAAAAGCACCGGTCGAAACCCGCTGGCGGCCGCACTCAGTTCCGAATCACGGATACGGGACTCGAAGGCGCACAGGAAAGCGTTTGA